One window of Acidimicrobiales bacterium genomic DNA carries:
- a CDS encoding 3-hydroxybutyryl-CoA dehydrogenase yields MGIQRVAVVGGGQMGGGVAELTAKAGLSTVIKEVSAEAAERSEVGIRRSLDRALERGKLDEAAHAAALANLTFTTDYEDLADADLVVEAVVESFDLKAEIFAALDEAVTSPDAVLASNTSSIPIIDIAMATGRPEQVIGLHFFNPAPVMKLVEVIPSVRTNEAVTASMTAFATDVLDKVVVAAKDRAGFVVNMLLVPYLNAAMRMYADGHATAADIDNGMKLGAAHPMGPLELSDMIGLDTMMLVAETLFAEYGDDFYLPPPLLRRMVAAGHLGRKTGRGFYDYS; encoded by the coding sequence ATGGGCATTCAGCGAGTCGCTGTGGTTGGCGGTGGCCAGATGGGCGGTGGTGTGGCCGAGCTCACAGCCAAGGCGGGACTCTCCACAGTGATCAAGGAGGTGTCCGCCGAGGCCGCCGAGCGCAGCGAGGTCGGGATCCGACGTTCCTTGGACCGAGCCTTGGAGCGGGGAAAGCTCGACGAGGCGGCCCACGCAGCGGCGCTGGCCAACCTCACCTTCACCACTGACTACGAAGACCTAGCCGACGCCGACTTGGTGGTTGAGGCGGTGGTCGAGTCGTTCGACCTAAAGGCGGAGATCTTCGCCGCATTGGACGAGGCGGTCACCTCACCGGATGCCGTGCTGGCCAGCAACACGTCGTCGATTCCGATCATCGACATCGCCATGGCTACCGGACGGCCGGAACAGGTAATCGGCCTCCACTTCTTCAACCCGGCGCCGGTGATGAAGCTGGTCGAGGTCATCCCGTCGGTGCGGACCAACGAGGCGGTGACAGCGTCGATGACGGCGTTCGCCACCGACGTGCTGGACAAGGTCGTGGTGGCCGCCAAGGACCGGGCGGGCTTCGTGGTCAACATGTTGCTCGTGCCGTATTTGAATGCCGCGATGCGGATGTATGCCGACGGCCACGCCACGGCCGCCGACATCGACAATGGTATGAAGTTGGGTGCCGCCCATCCGATGGGCCCGCTGGAACTCAGCGACATGATTGGCCTGGACACCATGATGCTGGTGGCCGAGACGCTGTTCGCTGAGTACGGCGACGACTTCTATCTGCCGCCCCCACTTC
- a CDS encoding peptidylprolyl isomerase gives MSDLIPEVDGSSERRTTFPAAPPMVIDPAKTYTAEMVTSMGSMTIHLDPIAAPQTVNNFVYLARWHYFDGLIFHRVINGFVIQGGCPEGSGRGGPGYRFADELPKPGRYEIGSLVMANAGPDTNGSQFFVVTGPSGVGLPPAYALFGKVIKGVEVATAIQEVATGPGDRPTADVVIESVTVTEAE, from the coding sequence ATGTCCGATCTGATTCCCGAAGTCGACGGTTCCAGCGAACGACGGACCACCTTCCCGGCCGCCCCGCCGATGGTCATCGACCCGGCAAAGACATACACCGCCGAGATGGTCACCTCCATGGGTTCGATGACCATCCACCTAGATCCCATCGCTGCCCCCCAGACGGTCAACAACTTCGTGTACCTAGCGCGCTGGCACTACTTCGATGGGCTGATCTTCCACCGGGTCATCAACGGGTTCGTGATCCAGGGTGGTTGCCCCGAGGGTTCGGGTCGCGGCGGCCCTGGCTACCGCTTCGCCGACGAGCTACCCAAGCCCGGTCGCTACGAGATCGGTTCGTTGGTCATGGCCAACGCCGGTCCGGACACCAACGGCAGCCAATTCTTCGTCGTTACTGGTCCGAGCGGTGTCGGCCTGCCGCCCGCCTATGCGCTGTTCGGCAAGGTGATCAAGGGCGTCGAGGTGGCGACCGCCATCCAGGAGGTGGCCACTGGGCCCGGCGATAGGCCGACGGCCGACGTAGTGATCGAGTCCGTGACCGTGACCGAGGCCGAGTGA
- a CDS encoding ABC transporter ATP-binding protein, protein MTSTKTGESTTPMETAAARMVSGSKVYGTGDTEVRALDGVDVEFERGRFTAIMGPSGSGKSTLMHCSAGLDDLTSGTVHIGDVELGDLSERDLTLLRRDKVGFVFQAFNLIPTLTAEENLTLPLDLAGRKPDASWMVDIIETVGLQDRLRHRPDELSGGQQQRVAVARALVSRPEIVFADEPTGNLDSVTGGEVLKFLRGAVDDLGQTLVVVTHDAGAAAMADRVLFLADGQIVDEMSNPDADRILDRIKAIGG, encoded by the coding sequence ATGACCTCTACGAAAACCGGTGAAAGCACCACGCCCATGGAAACTGCTGCCGCCCGCATGGTCAGCGGCTCAAAGGTCTACGGAACCGGAGACACCGAGGTTCGTGCCCTCGATGGCGTGGACGTCGAATTCGAACGGGGCCGGTTCACCGCCATCATGGGTCCATCGGGGTCGGGCAAGTCGACACTCATGCACTGCTCGGCGGGGCTCGACGACCTGACCTCGGGAACCGTCCACATCGGCGACGTTGAACTCGGTGACCTCTCCGAGCGAGACCTCACTCTCTTGCGACGCGACAAGGTCGGGTTCGTCTTCCAGGCGTTCAACCTCATCCCGACCCTGACGGCTGAGGAGAACCTCACACTGCCGTTGGACCTGGCGGGACGGAAGCCCGATGCCTCCTGGATGGTCGACATCATCGAGACGGTCGGGCTTCAGGACCGCCTCCGACACCGGCCAGATGAGCTGTCCGGCGGTCAACAGCAACGGGTCGCTGTGGCACGGGCCCTGGTCAGTAGACCCGAGATCGTCTTTGCTGACGAGCCGACCGGCAACCTCGACTCGGTAACTGGAGGCGAAGTCCTCAAGTTCCTGAGGGGTGCGGTCGACGATCTGGGGCAAACACTCGTAGTGGTCACCCACGATGCCGGTGCCGCTGCGATGGCCGACCGCGTGCTGTTCCTTGCTGACGGACAGATCGTCGACGAGATGTCAAACCCGGACGCCGACCGTATTCTCGATCGCATCAAGGCCATCGGCGGCTGA
- a CDS encoding FtsX-like permease family protein, giving the protein MLRLTFRNITRRKLRFALTTLAVVLGVAFLSTSFFLTDRLRDSFDELATDISGDIDLVVRTSIDEGGDRINRLPFPEEVLDLLTDVPGVRNVWPTVQAWNVVPLYIDEDGDLKAIGTSGGAPQFGFNVTPPDGSDYGNTTNVSEGSQLFLTDGRLPSRTESVLDPATVGEFALDNKTADDFGFEIGETYTVSAPGGNRQFVLVGTANFGDPDEDKNFGANLSLFDEETTQEIANKVGLYDEISIYLEDGADEAATMGQIQERLDLATDEFRAVLAGLPEDQQIQLSAFGQTELEVVTAETKIAEDQSDFDQFIDIISSVLLAFAIIAVVVSAFIINNTFSIVIGQRVRELALLRALGATGRQISRSVKLEAVVIGVVATALGLVAGYLLSTLLVWVLVNIGFGDLPGSIPVRPRTIAAASIVGVGATLLSAIGPSRRVRKIPPVAALRDDVRLTPTGMRRRLIVGSAVALAGIGALAAGMTIELSTRAVLTAIGGGALAAFMGVYLLSPAVTRPVAMVLGWPIRKVYRIPGRLATDNARRAPRRTAATAAALTIGLALVSLAAVVSDSIKATFLSTLDQSVEADLFVYPGTFNPQAGFSAELGSDLQNLAAEQPDLVESAMTMRWTMGGVKIGGDFKDLVAAELEILAEHMNIQVIEGSESGAGTNGLLVHVDPAGDLGLAVGDPVPIDFPGGRTSELTVAAIFEDSALLGNWVVDVSVFDTYLPTAPVSWISVLFPDGADDISSRAAVEVYTDSYPQVAVEDQSEFRKSQEDQLDQLLSIIQVFLGLSLLIAVLGITNTLALSVYERTRELGLLRAVGMTRRQLRRMVRWEAVIIALFGGLLGVAMGVLFGLAAIAAIPQEFVDIVSIPYQSLLGYLVVSGIFGMVAAILPARRAARLNVLDAISHA; this is encoded by the coding sequence GTGCTCCGACTCACCTTCCGGAACATCACGCGCCGCAAGCTGCGGTTTGCCCTCACGACTCTGGCGGTTGTGCTGGGCGTCGCATTTCTGTCGACGTCGTTCTTCCTGACGGACCGACTCCGCGACAGCTTCGATGAGCTCGCTACCGACATCAGTGGGGATATAGACCTCGTCGTCAGAACGTCGATCGACGAAGGGGGCGACCGGATCAACCGTCTCCCCTTTCCGGAAGAGGTTCTCGACCTCCTGACTGATGTCCCCGGTGTCCGAAATGTGTGGCCGACGGTCCAGGCGTGGAACGTGGTTCCCCTCTACATCGACGAGGACGGCGATCTCAAAGCGATCGGCACCAGCGGTGGGGCACCACAGTTCGGCTTCAACGTCACGCCTCCGGACGGATCCGACTACGGAAACACGACGAATGTGAGCGAAGGGAGCCAGCTCTTTCTCACCGATGGCCGCCTCCCAAGCCGCACCGAGTCGGTGTTGGACCCCGCCACCGTCGGCGAGTTCGCACTCGACAACAAAACCGCTGATGATTTCGGGTTTGAAATTGGCGAGACCTACACCGTCAGTGCACCTGGCGGTAACCGCCAGTTCGTCCTCGTAGGAACGGCCAACTTCGGCGACCCGGATGAGGACAAGAACTTTGGCGCCAACCTCAGCCTCTTCGACGAGGAAACCACCCAGGAGATTGCCAACAAGGTCGGGCTCTACGACGAGATCTCGATCTACCTCGAGGACGGAGCGGACGAGGCCGCGACAATGGGTCAGATCCAGGAACGACTCGACCTGGCGACAGACGAATTCAGGGCCGTCCTAGCGGGCCTCCCGGAAGATCAGCAGATCCAACTTTCGGCGTTCGGCCAAACCGAGTTGGAGGTGGTCACAGCTGAAACCAAGATCGCCGAAGACCAGAGCGACTTCGACCAGTTCATAGACATCATCTCTTCGGTATTGCTGGCTTTCGCCATCATCGCCGTGGTGGTCAGTGCGTTCATCATCAACAACACGTTCTCGATCGTGATCGGGCAACGGGTGCGCGAACTGGCCCTACTACGGGCGCTGGGGGCCACGGGTCGCCAGATCAGCAGGTCGGTGAAGTTGGAAGCAGTCGTGATTGGCGTGGTCGCCACAGCCCTCGGCCTCGTCGCCGGCTACCTGCTATCGACGTTGCTCGTCTGGGTCCTCGTGAACATCGGCTTCGGCGATTTGCCTGGTTCGATCCCGGTCCGGCCTCGGACCATTGCGGCTGCCTCGATCGTGGGGGTAGGCGCCACCCTCCTCTCCGCGATCGGACCCTCACGCCGAGTCCGCAAGATTCCACCGGTTGCAGCCCTCCGAGACGACGTTCGACTTACCCCCACCGGTATGCGACGACGCCTCATCGTGGGTAGCGCTGTCGCCCTGGCCGGCATTGGGGCCCTCGCAGCAGGGATGACCATCGAACTGTCCACCCGCGCCGTACTGACTGCAATCGGCGGAGGGGCCCTTGCGGCATTCATGGGCGTCTACCTACTCAGTCCAGCAGTGACCCGGCCGGTCGCCATGGTGCTTGGGTGGCCCATCCGCAAGGTGTACCGGATACCAGGACGACTGGCGACTGACAACGCCCGTAGAGCCCCACGCCGCACAGCGGCGACCGCCGCAGCCCTGACCATCGGACTCGCCCTGGTGAGCCTCGCCGCGGTTGTGAGCGACTCCATCAAGGCGACGTTCCTAAGCACCCTCGACCAGAGTGTCGAAGCCGATCTCTTCGTCTATCCAGGAACGTTCAACCCGCAGGCAGGCTTCTCAGCCGAGTTGGGTTCCGACCTCCAGAACCTCGCAGCCGAACAGCCCGACCTCGTCGAGTCGGCCATGACGATGCGTTGGACCATGGGTGGGGTGAAGATCGGGGGTGACTTCAAGGACTTGGTGGCCGCCGAGTTGGAAATTCTGGCCGAACATATGAACATTCAGGTGATCGAAGGCTCCGAGTCCGGCGCCGGAACCAACGGATTGCTGGTCCACGTTGATCCGGCAGGTGACCTGGGACTTGCAGTTGGCGATCCAGTCCCCATTGATTTCCCAGGTGGTCGAACGAGCGAGTTGACCGTGGCGGCGATCTTCGAGGACTCAGCCCTTCTTGGGAACTGGGTGGTTGATGTATCGGTCTTCGACACCTACCTTCCAACCGCTCCTGTTTCTTGGATCTCGGTTTTGTTCCCTGATGGCGCTGACGACATTTCCTCCCGAGCTGCTGTCGAGGTGTACACCGACTCCTACCCTCAGGTCGCCGTTGAGGACCAATCCGAATTCCGCAAGTCCCAAGAAGATCAACTGGACCAGTTGCTGTCCATCATCCAGGTATTCCTCGGCCTTTCTTTGCTCATTGCCGTTCTGGGCATCACCAACACCCTCGCCCTGTCGGTCTACGAACGGACCCGGGAACTGGGCCTGCTTCGAGCGGTCGGCATGACCCGACGCCAACTCCGGCGCATGGTCCGCTGGGAAGCGGTCATCATCGCCCTATTCGGTGGCCTCCTCGGCGTAGCCATGGGCGTGCTGTTCGGCCTAGCCGCCATCGCGGCGATCCCACAGGAGTTCGTCGACATCGTGTCGATCCCTTACCAAAGCCTGCTGGGCTACCTGGTGGTGTCGGGAATCTTCGGCATGGTGGCAGCCATCCTCCCAGCCCGCCGGGCGGCCAGACTCAACGTGCTTGACGCCATCTCCCACGCATAG
- a CDS encoding AAA family ATPase: MSDNVHEHPELEAEQAHIDHAHACLDAARERALELTRMVEVGKGGTNQARFEREAIIESVVARLEHLDLGDASLVFGRIDQEVEAGGGVFHIGRVGVWDEEQDPVVVDWRAPVAEAFYRATGLAPMGLQRRRYIVSRGRTVLGLEDELFGDLERFREGDGDGTRLKGEGALIAALETSRTGRLGDIIGTIQSEQDDIIRAPLSGVHAVQGGPGTGKTVVALHRAAYLLYTHRFPLEGQGMLVVGPNRLFLAYIEQVLPSLGEAGVTLATVGDVVGGVRIDDRREVANKGRLKGDLRMVRFISRAVRTRQRPLRSDLRLGYGLQWLGLSVEESSRIVSEARRRYRTHNAARKFVEGEFYKALVASGRGDLDPEAVRERIRGEMIVREALEWMWPVLTPAQLLNDLFGSRALIRAADRTLTADQVDALFRPREEVADDVYWTASDAPLLDEARAVLGARPGCKARDAVRTYGHIVVDEVQDLSPMDLRMLDRRSLNGSMTVVGDIAQATGSWAHDDWEGILAHLPDRKPTVRHELTVGYRIPGPIMDVAARVLAVAAPDLAPPRSVRGDGEAPRFIGLTGEQAEKLEGLVEVVRVELESVGAGNLAVIAADSQTNDVEEALERAGVAFGRPTRRGLDARVTVVPVGLVKGLEVDGAVVVEPARILREQSQGMRALYVALTRATKRVAVVHTEPLPAALSD; this comes from the coding sequence ATGAGCGACAACGTCCACGAGCACCCAGAACTGGAGGCCGAGCAGGCCCACATCGACCACGCCCATGCATGCCTCGATGCAGCCCGTGAACGAGCCCTCGAGCTGACCCGCATGGTCGAGGTCGGTAAGGGTGGGACCAACCAGGCCCGCTTCGAACGCGAGGCCATCATCGAGTCAGTGGTGGCCCGTCTCGAGCACCTTGATCTGGGCGATGCCTCGTTGGTCTTCGGCCGTATAGACCAAGAGGTCGAAGCTGGGGGCGGCGTGTTCCACATCGGCCGGGTCGGCGTCTGGGACGAGGAACAGGACCCGGTGGTAGTGGACTGGCGGGCCCCGGTGGCCGAGGCCTTCTACCGGGCTACCGGTCTGGCGCCCATGGGCCTCCAGCGCCGTCGCTACATCGTGAGCCGCGGTCGTACCGTGCTGGGCCTCGAGGACGAGTTGTTCGGTGACCTTGAACGGTTCCGGGAGGGTGACGGCGATGGCACCCGCCTCAAGGGCGAGGGTGCGCTCATCGCCGCGTTGGAGACGAGCCGAACCGGACGTCTCGGTGACATCATCGGCACTATCCAGTCCGAGCAGGACGACATCATCCGTGCACCCCTGTCCGGGGTGCACGCCGTGCAGGGCGGCCCGGGGACCGGCAAGACCGTGGTAGCCCTCCACCGTGCGGCCTACCTGCTCTACACCCACCGCTTCCCGTTGGAGGGCCAGGGCATGCTGGTCGTCGGGCCCAACCGACTGTTCCTCGCCTACATCGAGCAGGTTCTGCCGTCGCTCGGCGAGGCCGGGGTCACGCTGGCCACCGTTGGCGATGTCGTCGGCGGCGTTCGGATCGACGACCGTCGTGAGGTGGCCAACAAGGGTCGCCTTAAGGGTGACCTCCGCATGGTCAGGTTCATCTCGCGAGCCGTGAGGACCCGTCAGCGTCCGCTCCGCTCCGATCTGCGGCTTGGGTACGGCCTGCAGTGGCTGGGCCTGTCGGTTGAGGAGTCGAGTCGCATCGTGTCCGAAGCGAGGCGTCGTTACCGGACCCACAACGCTGCTCGCAAGTTCGTGGAGGGAGAGTTCTACAAGGCGCTGGTCGCATCGGGTCGGGGCGATCTCGATCCCGAGGCGGTGCGCGAACGGATCCGGGGCGAAATGATCGTGCGTGAGGCGTTGGAGTGGATGTGGCCGGTTCTCACGCCGGCGCAACTGCTGAACGATCTGTTCGGGTCGCGTGCGTTGATCCGGGCTGCCGACCGGACCCTCACCGCCGATCAGGTCGACGCACTTTTCCGGCCTCGGGAGGAGGTGGCCGACGACGTGTACTGGACGGCGTCAGATGCGCCTCTGCTGGACGAGGCCCGCGCTGTATTGGGGGCCCGACCAGGTTGCAAGGCCCGTGATGCGGTCCGTACCTACGGGCACATCGTGGTTGACGAGGTTCAGGACCTCTCACCGATGGACCTGCGGATGCTGGACCGCCGGTCGTTGAACGGGTCCATGACTGTGGTGGGCGACATCGCCCAGGCCACGGGTTCGTGGGCCCACGATGACTGGGAGGGGATCCTCGCCCACCTTCCTGATCGGAAGCCGACAGTCCGCCACGAGCTCACCGTGGGCTACCGGATCCCGGGGCCCATCATGGATGTGGCGGCCCGGGTGCTGGCCGTGGCCGCACCGGACCTCGCTCCACCCCGCTCTGTGCGCGGTGACGGCGAGGCACCCCGCTTCATCGGGTTGACCGGCGAACAGGCCGAGAAGCTTGAAGGCCTGGTCGAAGTGGTGCGTGTCGAGTTGGAGTCGGTAGGTGCCGGCAACCTCGCCGTGATCGCTGCCGATTCCCAGACCAATGACGTCGAGGAGGCTCTCGAGCGGGCCGGCGTGGCCTTCGGTCGCCCGACCCGTCGTGGCCTTGACGCCCGGGTAACCGTGGTGCCCGTCGGACTGGTCAAGGGCCTGGAGGTGGACGGGGCGGTCGTGGTCGAACCAGCCCGAATCCTGCGGGAGCAGTCCCAGGGCATGCGGGCGTTGTACGTGGCGCTCACCCGCGCCACCAAGCGAGTGGCCGTGGTTCACACCGAGCCTCTCCCTGCCGCCTTGTCTGACTGA
- a CDS encoding patatin-like phospholipase family protein, giving the protein MTAVGLVLGSGGLHGAAQHAGALAALVEATGWDPRTADVVVGTSAGATTAVSLRAGLSAADLHAHYAGTPLSDEGRAIVDRVTTPLDLGGQVTGEPAAEERSGSSSGGPWSWRPANPLLVLRDLCSTARPRPVVALAGLLPTGTRDGSSLSARNTEIHPDPWPDQPTWICTVDLQTGKRVVLGRDDVDVAIGPAVQASAAIPGWFRPVEVDGRRLVDGGVHSTTNADLVAALGLDVVVISSVRTVGGTAGPTDYRGTVARAWHARTLWREVQAIRRRGTAVLVLDPTASDLADRKVLADGSSDRNKHGLSDICEAARVSALARLALPEATRARRLLTSAAETPR; this is encoded by the coding sequence ATGACAGCCGTCGGCCTGGTGCTCGGCTCCGGAGGTCTCCACGGCGCGGCCCAACACGCTGGCGCGCTCGCTGCACTGGTCGAGGCGACCGGATGGGATCCACGAACAGCCGACGTCGTGGTGGGTACGTCGGCCGGTGCCACCACCGCTGTGAGTCTCCGGGCCGGCCTGTCGGCCGCCGACCTCCACGCTCACTACGCCGGGACGCCGCTGTCAGACGAGGGTCGGGCCATCGTCGACCGGGTAACCACGCCCCTCGACCTCGGCGGGCAGGTAACCGGGGAACCGGCCGCTGAAGAACGGTCCGGTTCCAGTTCCGGCGGCCCATGGTCCTGGCGGCCGGCCAATCCGTTGCTGGTATTGCGGGACCTGTGCTCCACCGCTCGGCCCCGCCCTGTGGTCGCCCTCGCTGGGCTGCTTCCGACGGGCACCCGCGACGGTTCGTCGCTCAGCGCCCGCAATACCGAGATCCATCCTGATCCGTGGCCCGACCAGCCAACCTGGATCTGCACGGTGGATCTCCAGACGGGTAAGCGGGTCGTGCTGGGACGTGACGATGTGGACGTGGCGATCGGGCCGGCGGTGCAGGCATCGGCGGCCATTCCCGGCTGGTTCCGACCGGTGGAGGTCGACGGCCGTCGTCTGGTCGACGGCGGCGTGCACTCGACCACCAATGCCGACCTGGTGGCCGCTCTCGGCCTCGATGTCGTGGTGATCTCGTCGGTCAGGACGGTCGGGGGTACGGCCGGGCCCACCGACTACCGGGGCACCGTGGCCCGCGCCTGGCACGCCCGGACCCTATGGCGCGAAGTTCAGGCCATCCGTCGCCGGGGTACCGCTGTTCTGGTCTTGGACCCCACGGCCAGCGACCTGGCCGACCGCAAAGTGCTGGCCGACGGATCTTCGGATCGGAATAAGCATGGCCTGTCCGATATCTGTGAGGCAGCCCGGGTCTCCGCTCTGGCCCGCCTCGCCTTGCCTGAAGCCACCCGGGCACGGCGACTCCTGACCAGTGCCGCCGAAACTCCCCGGTAG
- the hemE gene encoding uroporphyrinogen decarboxylase, with amino-acid sequence MDDPSLRTSPFLAACRAEPHDHTPVWFMRQAGRSLPEYRAVRGTGSILDAIADPELSAEITMQPVRRYGVDAAILYSDIVVPAHAVGFGVDVKPGLGPVVDRPFERAADLQRLRPLEPEIDTPYVLETVRQVVTEADVPLIGFAGAPFTVASYLIEGEPSRTYGKTKALMLGDPGLWHDLMERLADMAITSLRSQIDAGVSAIQLFDSWAGALSPPVYERCVLPYSRRVFEGVVDTGVPRIHFGVGTGEILPLMADAGSDVVGVDWRVPLDEARRRLGPDAILQGNLDPAVCLGPLEVIEAEVADVLARNGGHPGHVFNLGHGVLPEIDPAVLERVVSQVHAFPLGA; translated from the coding sequence GTGGACGATCCCTCCCTCAGAACCAGCCCCTTCTTGGCCGCGTGTCGGGCCGAACCACACGACCACACTCCTGTCTGGTTCATGCGCCAAGCCGGCCGGTCGCTCCCCGAATATCGGGCCGTTCGGGGGACGGGCAGCATTCTGGACGCCATTGCCGATCCGGAGCTATCCGCCGAGATCACCATGCAGCCGGTCCGACGCTACGGCGTCGACGCGGCCATCCTCTACTCCGACATCGTCGTCCCGGCCCACGCCGTCGGCTTCGGTGTCGACGTGAAGCCCGGCCTCGGGCCAGTAGTAGACCGACCCTTCGAGCGGGCCGCCGACCTCCAACGTCTCCGCCCGCTGGAACCCGAGATCGATACCCCGTACGTGCTTGAAACGGTCCGACAGGTGGTAACCGAGGCCGACGTACCGCTAATCGGCTTCGCCGGGGCGCCATTCACCGTGGCCTCCTATCTGATCGAGGGTGAACCGTCCCGCACCTATGGGAAGACCAAGGCCCTGATGCTCGGTGATCCGGGCCTATGGCACGACCTCATGGAACGTCTGGCCGACATGGCCATTACGTCGTTGCGGTCCCAGATCGACGCCGGGGTGTCGGCCATCCAGCTGTTTGACAGTTGGGCCGGAGCGCTCAGCCCACCGGTCTACGAACGATGCGTCCTGCCGTACAGCCGACGGGTGTTCGAAGGGGTGGTCGACACCGGCGTGCCCCGCATCCACTTCGGCGTGGGAACCGGTGAGATCCTTCCCCTGATGGCCGACGCCGGCTCCGACGTGGTCGGTGTGGACTGGCGGGTGCCGCTGGACGAGGCACGTCGTCGACTCGGGCCGGACGCCATCCTCCAGGGCAACCTCGACCCCGCGGTCTGTCTCGGTCCCCTCGAGGTCATCGAAGCCGAGGTGGCCGACGTCCTGGCCCGCAACGGTGGTCACCCCGGGCACGTGTTCAATCTCGGCCACGGCGTGCTTCCCGAGATCGACCCTGCCGTCCTGGAACGGGTCGTTTCTCAGGTCCACGCCTTTCCACTCGGGGCCTGA
- the hemG gene encoding protoporphyrinogen oxidase — protein MPERRVPARQILVIGGGITGLTAGYRLAVDHPEIDVTVLEASDRPGGYLRTGPLDDPMLDGLPIDAGADAFLVRVPWALDLCVELGIDNELVSPSARKASLWLDDALWPIPSPNVLGVPLDPRTVAPGLLAPADLERLAGDGVPDVPIGGTLDGARGTSGDLSVGAVIRACVGDRVFERLVDPMLGGINAGRADDLSCAVMAPQLLAPARSTEGLLAGLRRTAAAPAAPVFNSPAAGMERIVEALVAVLEDRLRTGSPVTRLDRAPDGDTSDRQVAGWVATTASGTYRADAVVLAVPAHVAATLVAPHSSDAGQFLAGWRHASVALATFAFDRADLEVPADQSGFLVGRATNQGPSPLMTACSFAGSKWAHLDHPERTVLRVSCGRIDDKRPAGLTDDELIAALRADLATTLGVEAPPTAIRLERFPDSLVQFPVGHIDRITALDSLLDDATPGLLVTGTVRNGVGIPACIRSGTEAAEAAVAAATR, from the coding sequence ATGCCTGAGCGACGGGTACCTGCACGTCAGATATTGGTGATCGGTGGCGGCATCACCGGCCTGACCGCCGGATACCGACTAGCCGTCGACCACCCTGAGATCGACGTCACGGTGCTCGAGGCATCAGACCGGCCCGGTGGTTACCTGCGTACTGGGCCTCTAGACGACCCGATGCTGGACGGGCTGCCGATCGATGCCGGCGCCGATGCGTTCCTGGTTCGGGTGCCGTGGGCCCTGGACCTGTGCGTGGAGCTCGGCATCGATAACGAGCTGGTCTCTCCGTCGGCCCGAAAGGCCTCGTTGTGGTTGGACGACGCCCTGTGGCCCATCCCGTCACCCAACGTTCTAGGCGTGCCACTCGACCCTCGAACGGTCGCCCCCGGGCTGCTGGCACCAGCCGACCTAGAACGGCTGGCCGGCGACGGCGTGCCCGACGTGCCTATCGGCGGCACCCTTGACGGCGCCCGTGGAACGAGCGGCGATCTCAGCGTCGGGGCGGTCATCCGGGCGTGTGTCGGTGACCGGGTGTTCGAACGGCTCGTGGATCCGATGCTCGGCGGGATCAACGCCGGACGGGCCGACGACCTGAGTTGCGCCGTCATGGCGCCCCAACTGCTGGCTCCTGCCCGATCCACCGAGGGCCTACTGGCCGGTCTACGGCGGACCGCGGCCGCTCCTGCCGCTCCGGTCTTCAACTCACCGGCGGCCGGGATGGAACGAATCGTCGAGGCCCTGGTGGCCGTCCTCGAGGATCGCCTCCGCACCGGATCTCCGGTCACCCGCCTGGATCGTGCACCTGACGGCGACACTTCTGATCGACAGGTCGCGGGCTGGGTAGCCACCACCGCGTCTGGGACCTATCGCGCCGACGCCGTGGTCCTCGCCGTCCCGGCCCACGTGGCCGCCACGCTTGTGGCTCCCCATAGCAGCGACGCCGGTCAGTTCCTTGCCGGCTGGCGCCACGCCTCGGTGGCGTTGGCCACCTTCGCCTTCGACCGGGCCGACCTCGAGGTTCCCGCCGACCAGAGCGGCTTCCTCGTTGGTCGGGCCACCAACCAGGGACCGAGCCCACTCATGACCGCCTGCTCGTTCGCCGGATCCAAGTGGGCCCATCTCGACCACCCGGAACGCACCGTGCTGCGGGTGTCGTGCGGTCGGATCGACGACAAGCGTCCCGCCGGGCTGACCGATGATGAACTAATCGCCGCGCTGCGGGCCGACCTGGCCACCACCCTGGGCGTCGAGGCGCCACCCACCGCCATCCGCCTCGAACGTTTCCCCGACTCGCTCGTGCAATTCCCGGTGGGTCACATCGACCGGATCACCGCCCTCGACAGCCTGCTGGACGACGCAACGCCCGGCCTATTGGTGACTGGAACCGTCCGCAACGGGGTGGGCATTCCGGCGTGCATCCGGTCGGGCACCGAGGCCGCCGAGGCAGCGGTAGCCGCAGCAACCAGATGA